The genomic window tgtatatgtatatatatatacacacatatatatatatatatatatatatatatatgtatatatatatatatacatatatatatatatatatgtatatatatatatgtatatatatatatatatatacatatatatgtatatatatatatatgtatatatatatatatatatatatatatatatatacatatatatacatatatatatgtatatatatatatatatacatacatatatatatatatacatatatatacatatatatatgtatatatatatatatatacatacatatatatgtatatatatatatatatatatatatatatatatatatatatatatatatatatatatatatatatatatatatatatatatatatatatatatatatatatatatatgtatattgacttcccactggggtgagtatttccttgcccttatgttggcactgtaccgcggatgtcattgtggcttgtgcagccctttgatacacttgtgatttagggctatatagataaacattgattttttgattgattgaatatatatatatatatatatatatatatatatatatattatatatatatatatatatatatatatatatatatatatatatatatatatatatatacatacatatgtatatacaaaccccaattccatatgcgttgggaaattgtgttagatgtaaatataaacggaatacaatgatttgcaaatccttttcaatccatactcaattgaatgcactacaaagacaatatatttgatgttgaaactcatacacttgatttcttttttttgcaaataataattaacttagaatttcatggcccagcacgtgccaaagtagttaggaaagggcatgatcaccactatgttacatcaccttttcttttaacaacactcactaaacgtttgggaactgaggaaactaacttgaagctttgaaagtggaaatctttcccattcttgttttatgtagagcttcaatcgttcaacagtccggggtctccgctgttgtattttacgcttcataatgcgccacacattttcgataggaaacaggtctggactgcaggcggggcaggaaagtatccgcactctttcactatgaagccacgctgttgtaatttgtggcttggcattgtcttgcttaaataagcaggggggtccatgataacgttacttggatgacaacataagttgctccaaaacctgtatggacctttcagcattaatggtgccttcacagatgtgtaagttacccatgccttgggctctaatacacccccataccatcacagatgctggcttttgaacttcgcgcctataacaatccggatggttatttcctccttgttccggaggacaccacgtccacagtttccaaatacaaattgaaatgtggactcgtcagaccacaaaacacttttccactttgcatcagtccatcttagatgagctcgggcccagcgaagccagcggcgttccttggtgttgttgataaatgggttttgctctgcatagcagagttttaacttgtagttACAGATGTAAtatccaactgtagttactgacagtggttttatgaagtgttcctgagctcatgtggtgatatcctttacacgctgatgtcggtttttgatgcagtaccgcctgaggaatcaaaggtccgtaatatcattgcttaagtgcagtgatttctccagattctctgaaccttttgatgattttacggaccgtagatggtaaaatccctaaattccttgcaagagctcgttgagaaatgtttttctgaaactgttcgacaatttgcttacaaattggtgaccctcgccccatccttgtttgtgaattacatagcatttaaactgcttttatacccaataatggcaaccacctgttcccaattggcctgcacacctgtgtgaagttccaaataaatgtttgatgacaatttctcaactttatcagtatttattgccacctttcctaacttctttgtcacgagttgctggtatcaatttctaaagttaatgattgtttgcaaaaacacaaatgtttatcagtttgaacatcaaatatgttgtttttgtagtatattcagctgaatatgggttgaaaattatttgcaaatcattgtattccttttatatttacatttaacgcagtttcccaactcatatggaaacgggatttgtatacacacacacattccatatttttcagactataaggcgcaggtAAATTTTCTCAAAATTTGACAGCGTGCCTtttaacccggtgtgcctaatgtacggattaattctggccgtgcttaccgaccttgaagcaatttaatttggtacatggtgttatggtaagtctgaccagtagatagcagccacacataagagatacatgtagactgcaggaTGACACCTGTTTAATTGAGGTCAGCGAATTATCTATAGACCTTTACCCAAAGTGATTTGTGGGCAGATCTGCCATTGTTGTCTGTGTGGTAGTAAATAAACtcgttctttttctctatcctcttgttgtggggcattcatcctccattgttgccatttctaatataaactaGCATACAATTGTAcattacatctgtcagtagactcgctaagGAGGTGTTAAAAACTACCGGtgcaacaaaaatgacggggagagGACGCTGTGGAAGTGGAGCCACGTGAATTAGACTGTGGACAATATGTTAGAAGCCTTTTCATTAGTCAGAAATAAATTTGCAACAAAAATATTTCCAACCAAAAATATTTGTGACCCCTCACCCCCAAAAATTTGCAACCGAAATGTATtgcttatttataaaaaaaaataaaataaaataaaaattatatatatatatatatatatatatatatatatatatatatatatatatatatatatatatatatatatatatatatatatatatatatatatatatatatatacacacacatgtttaaTTTCAGATCATTTTTGGTTTGTACATCTTTTTGGGttgcaaatccattttttttgtttgcaaatcttTATTTTGGTTTGGTTGCATAAAAAGACACATTTCTCTCCATAACCTATCTCTCTTAATAAGATATCATATATTAGTCTTTAAACCGATTTCTTCAGACGAGTTCACCATAAAAGCAACACTattaaaagtaaaattaattaGGGTTGTcaaaataacaagttaactcatgttattaatcacgcaaaaatattgcaataatcaTGCAATATTAATCGCACAATTTTTTTAACTGCAcaggactttagataaaactgtttagAATAAGTTTGGTGAAAATAAATTCAAGTCAAACACTATAAAAAAGTTCCTGTATATACAATTGCATTATGTCCAAATATGAGGtaatttttaagttaatttaaattatgcaagcggGTAACAACCTACGCTTATTCACGATTAATCCAAATGAAAACTCAGGCACTAATcagatttaaaaataattattatttgacAGCACTAAAAATAACACTAACACAATAATCAAAACACAGCCATTTCCATGGTGCTTTCAAGTGCTCCTACCTGTCAGGAATGTGAAGGCCGGTTCCGCCTCAGAGCCCATTATTTTAATTTTGCCAAAGAAGGGGAACGTCACACCGTATGTGGACTTAGCCAAGGCCTCGATTTCCCGGCTAGTTCCGGGCTCGGTGTCGCCAAACTGTCCACAAGGGAAGGCCAGGACGTTGAAGTGAGACGTTCCCAGCTCCCTGTGGAGCTCCTGAAGTGACCTGTACGCAGTCTCAGTCTGCTCGCTGTGACTCGCCACGTTTACAACCAGAGAAGCCTGCATGGAGGGAAACTCTTTAGCATCACTCTTAAATGCATATTTCATATTTATTCTATTTAACAATGCTTGAAGCAAACGCAAGTAAATGTTTGCTCGGACGTCGCAACGCCACTTGATGATGTGGACTTACTTTTCCTCGGTACTTCGCCAGAGAGACAGTCCTGCCTTTGGTGTCCTTCACCTCGAAGGAATAAAAGTCATTCGGTTTTCGGGGCTTGACCAGTTGTGTTTGTAGTAAGAACAAGCAGCCCACGCCGACCGTCATGCTCAGCAGAACCGTCAACTTCTTCACTTTGGGTCCGGAGGACTTGGCAGGGTAGCCCCCTAAGGCCTCCATCTTGGAGGGGGAAAATACCAATCCGAGGGGTAAGGGTGAGTTAAACTAGGGAGAAAACACCGGAACCTGTGTGCCAGCCACTCTCCAAAATAAGACTACAACCGGAAGCGTGTTGTATGTTAATCAATTGCACTATTgtatttcataaatgtaaattatTTTAAACCTTTACCTTTGACCCAGACCACACAGAAATATAAGCTTATTTAAAAgtgctgtaaatatatatattattttgtacCCACTCTAAACAAATAGATAATTTGTTATTCTTATTATCCTCAGTGTGATCAAGgttgagctggagcctatcccagatgaCTTTTGGTCGCCAGCAGAGCCAAAAATTGCACTCAAGCaaaagtactgttactttagagcagtgcttcttaattatttttttgttacgCCTCCCCGATGAAGATGAAAACATTTTGTGCCCGCCTCACTCTCCGCcctgactataaatagtattgTTTGTTTCTAAAATTGCTAAAAGTACTCCTCTGCATAACActaattattatcattaaagaaaagaaaaaaaggacatACATCAACTAacttattaacattgttattagtCTGTAAAAGAAAGGATATAAAACGCATCGATTTACCTGACAtttcaaaaacatatttaaatatgtTAACTGACATGCAATAActctgtgctaaaataaatacattctatgtaaattaataattaataatagtatatacagtatgtttcttaaactgtcaatacaatttGAGTGCATATgaatataggctccagcaccacccgcgaccccaaaagggacaagcggtagaacatggatggatgaatatggagcttcactactttagtc from Nerophis ophidion isolate RoL-2023_Sa linkage group LG07, RoL_Noph_v1.0, whole genome shotgun sequence includes these protein-coding regions:
- the gpx8 gene encoding probable glutathione peroxidase 8, with protein sequence MEALGGYPAKSSGPKVKKLTVLLSMTVGVGCLFLLQTQLVKPRKPNDFYSFEVKDTKGRTVSLAKYRGKASLVVNVASHSEQTETAYRSLQELHRELGTSHFNVLAFPCGQFGDTEPGTSREIEALAKSTYGVTFPFFGKIKIMGSEAEPAFTFLTDSVKKIPKWNFWKFLVNPEGKVVRFWRAEEPMESVRQEAATLVRDIIVKKRVEL